One Aegilops tauschii subsp. strangulata cultivar AL8/78 chromosome 7, Aet v6.0, whole genome shotgun sequence genomic window carries:
- the LOC109779670 gene encoding cytochrome P450 CYP72A616 → MATEGLRMLLGDASPWSIAGAAAAVALLWLAAWILEWAWWTPRRLGRALRAQGLRGTRYRLFTGDVPENARLSREARLQPMPRGSHDITPRVQPMSCNVIKEHGKMSFTWFGPTPRVTIPDPELVREILSNKFGHYGKQKSSRFGKLLADGVASHEGDKWAKHRRILNPAFHHEKIKRMLPVFSACCEEMITRWENSMPTGGLCEIDVFPEFQNLTGDVISRTAFGSNYQEGMKIFQLQGELCERLIQAFQTLFIPGYWFLPTKNNRRMRAIDREIRMILRGIIGKKERAIKNNEASSDDLLGLLLESNMQQANGKANLGMSIEDIIEECKLFYFAGMETTSVLLTWTLIVLSMHPEWQEQAREEVLHHFGRTRPDFENLSRLKIVTMILYEVLRLYPPAIFLARRTYKAMELGGIRYPAGVNLMLPLIFIHHDPDIWGKDAKEFNPQRFADGISNAAKHPAAFFPFGGGPRICIGQNFALLEAKMALSTILQRFSFELSPSYIHAPYTVLILQPQHGAQIRLKKI, encoded by the exons ATGGCGACCGAAGGTCTCCGGATGCTGCTGGGGGACGCCTCTCCGTGGAGCATCGCCGGCGCCGCGGCGGCCGTGGCGCTGCTGTGGTTAGCCGCCTGGATCCTGGAGTGGGCGTGGTGGACGCCCCGGCGGCTGGGCCGGGCTCTGCGGGCCCAGGGCCTCCGGGGCACCCGGTACCGCCTCTTCACCGGCGACGTGCCGGAGAACGCCCGGCTCAGCAGGGAGGCCCGGCTGCAGCCCATGCCGCGCGGCTCCCACGACATCACCCCTCGCGTGCAGCCCATGTCCTGCAACGTCATCAAGGAGCATG GGAAGATGTCCTTCACTTGGTTTGGCCCAACGCCAAGGGTGACGATTCCTGACCCGGAATTGGTGAGAGAAATTCTGTCCAACAAGTTTGGACACTACGGGAAGCAAAAGAGTAGCCGTTTTGGGAAGCTGCTAGCCGACGGGGTTGCAAGTCATGAAGGCGACAAATGGGCAAAGCACCGAAGAATCCTCAATCCTGCCTTTCACCATGAGAAGATAAAG AGGATGCTGCCTGTATTTTCTGCCTGTTGCGAAGAAATGATTACAAGATGGGAGAATTCCATGCCTACTGGAGGATTATGTGAGATTGACGTGTTTCCTGAGTTCCAGAATCTAACTGGAGATGTCATCTCGAGAACAGCATTTGGTAGCAATTATCAGGAGGGAATGAAAATATTCCAGCTGCAAGGGGAGTTATGTGAACGGCTAATACAGGCTTTTCAGACACTTTTTATCCCAGGCTATTG GTTCTTACCAACAAAAAACAACAGAAGGATGAGAGCAATTGATCGTGAAATCCGCATGATTCTACGAGGCATTATTGGGAAAAAAGAAAGAGCAATTAAAAACAATGAAGCTAGCAGCGATGATTTGCTAGGATTGCTGTTGGAGTCAAATATGCAACAAGCAAATGGGAAAGCAAATCTTGGAATGAGTATTGAAGATATAATTGAGGAATGCAAGCTATTTTACTTTGCAGGTATGGAGACAACATCAGTCTTGCTCACATGGACATTAATTGTGCTAAGCATGCACCCAGAGTGGCAAGAGCAGGCAAGGGAGGAAGTGTTGCATCACTTTGGAAGAACCAGACCAGATTTTGAGAACTTGAGTCGCCTGAAGATT GTAACCATGATTTTGTATGAGGTTCTTAGGTTGTACCCGCCAGCAATCTTCCTTGCGAGAAGAACTTACAAGGCAATGGAGCTTGGTGGCATCAGATATCCGGCAGGGGTGAACCTTATGTTGCCCCTTATCTTTATCCACCATGATCCCGATATTTGGGGAAAAGACGCAAAGGAATTCAATCCACAGAGGTTTGCTGATGGCATCTCGAATGCGGCAAAGCATCCGGCGGCGTTCTTCCCGTTTGGAGGGGGTCCTCGGATCTGCATCGGACAGAACTTTGCGTTGCTGGAAGCAAAGATGGCTCTGAGCACCATCCTCCAGCGCTTCTCGTTCGAGCTCTCGCCGTCGTACATCCACGCACCGTACACCGTGTTAATCCTGCAGCCGCAGCACGGTGCTCAAATTAGGCTGAAGAAGATATGA
- the LOC109779663 gene encoding protein FAR1-RELATED SEQUENCE 5-like has translation MAIVPAMPTSKPLHASTSNTQADETAADTEVNDETDDEAQGDEDGGQSEIMVPQPPYVGQRFDSFEDAKEFYQTYAKFHGFAVNTEYHRKIKKTNEYNRGEMRCYKARRNKKGKGVAAVVPERKRGVIVMTECPVRCKLNVDGARWMVTKYFDEHNHELIEKFDLVKFLTAHRGFTPLKKKFIKLLHDCNVGPSRMVQILSLIHNKNGTLSSMPYIPADVTNLKAKYHRESRLADIEAMIAYFDEKAKEDPDFFYRIRLDDEDRVRNMYWVDGAARRAYKHFRDCISFDATYLTNMYKMPCAPFIGINNHNQSLQFGCGLVQNKDTDGYTWLFKTFLECMGGLAPMNIITDQDFSMRAGIDEVFPFAVHRHCKWHIIKKVEETLGPFFADRPELHKAFELCVDHSLTVEEFERSWMAMIET, from the coding sequence ATGGCAATCGTTCCAGCAATGCCGACAAGCAAACCTTTGCACGCCAGCACAAGCAACACTCAAGCAGATGAAACAGCCGCCGATACTGAAGTGAATGATGAAACTGATGATGAAGCACAAGGGGATGAAGATGGTGGGCAATCAGAAATCATGGTACCTCAGCCACCGTATGTTGGGCAGAGATTTGATTCGTTTGAAGATGCAAAGGAATTCTACCAGACATATGCAAAGTTCCATGGGTTTGCGGTCAACACCGAATACCATAGGAAAATTAAAAAAACTAACGAGTACAACAGAGGTGAGATGAGGTGCTACAAGGCACGAAGGAACAAGAAGGGGAAAGGTGTTGCGGCTGTCGTTCCAGAACGAAAGAGAGGTGTCATTGTCATGACGGAATGCCCTGTCCGGTGTAAGCTGAACGTAGATGGAGCACGGTGGATGGTCACTAAATATTTTGACGAGCACAACCACGAACTCATAGAGAAGTTTGACCTGGTAAAATTTCTGACCGCCCACAGAGGATTCACCCCCCTCAAGAAGAAATTCATAAAGCTGCTACATGATTGTAACGTCGGTCCATCAAGAATGGTCCAGATACTATCCCTCATCCACAACAAAAATGGGACTCTGAGTAGCATGCCCTACATACCGGCAGACGTCACAAACCTAAAGGCAAAGTACCATAGAGAGAGCAGGTTGGCTGACATAGAAGCCATGATAGCCTACTTCGATGAGAAAGCGAAGGAAGATCCAGATTTCTTCTACAGGATAAGACTGGACGATGAGGACCGTGTCAGGAACATGTATTGGGTGGATGGTGCTGCAAGAAGAGCCTACAAACATTTCCGAGATTGCATTTCGTTCGACGCGACATATCTCACTAATATGTACAAGATGCCATGCGCTCCATTCATAGGAATAAATAACCACAATCAGTCATTGCAGTTCGGATGCGGGCTCGTTCAGAACAAAGACACGGATGGGTACACTTGGTTGTTCAAGACCTTCTTGGAGTGCATGGGTGGACTTGCTCCGATGAACATAATAACAGACCAGGATTTTAGCATGCGTGCAGGCATAGATGAGGTCTTTCCGTTCGCAGTGCATAGGCACTGCAAGTGGCACATTATAAAGAAGGTTGAGGAGACGCTAGGACCGTTCTTTGCTGACCGTCCAGAGCTGCACAAGGCATTCGAGCTGTGCGTGGACCACAGCTTGACGGTGGAGGAGTTTGAAAGGAGTTGGATGGCTATGATTGAAACATAA